A part of Deinococcus misasensis DSM 22328 genomic DNA contains:
- a CDS encoding transposase family protein, which yields MNPEQLKLAVQHFSELPDPRTNRGLNQPLINVIVIALCAVLSDADSFYDMEDFGELKRDWLSSFLDLHTGIPSHDTFNRV from the coding sequence ATGAACCCCGAGCAACTGAAACTCGCAGTCCAGCACTTCTCTGAGCTCCCTGATCCCCGGACAAACCGAGGGCTCAATCAACCCCTCATCAACGTGATCGTCATTGCCCTGTGTGCTGTGCTCAGCGATGCAGACAGCTTCTATGACATGGAGGATTTTGGGGAACTCAAACGGGATTGGCTCTCAAGCTTCCTGGACCTCCACACCGGTATACCCTCCCATGACACCTTCAATCGGGTCT